aattgttagcacaagttgggtcactgaaactgccaacccagaaaatgaccaaatgaacagtacgtgttcatttggtcataactctctctatactggtccaattgacctaaaattttaaccatggaaagtttagacatagggctacatttttcatgaagaccacttaactcagtttggcttttaaccaaatcaaattgttagcacaagttgagtcactaaaactgccaacccataaATTGtctaaaatactgttcctttggtatgcttgaccagttttggcaaaaatgccataacttggtctccaaagctgcaaattgagtgaaactagtgccaaaagttttataagacatagcacaacaatttttatgttttgaccaagctctagaaaccattgcatcctagggaaaatattagccaaatttaggaattgaaatctagaaaatgttaagttgaacccagaatgccatttgatacctgtgtgttcatttggccataactcccactaggaaattccatttgagatttgccaatatgatctagaaacatgatacttagggctacaatattgatttagacaccttttccaaattctaagtgtaaagaccctaaaaagagggtcaaacatactgccctgaagttgatttttgcccttataggactgagagtccaggttaatacattgaccataactcactataccaagcttgaaaaattatgaaattgtacctgagagtccctaagacatagaggaacatatcttgtggaggaacctaagtctaaaaatgacaataaaatgatcaaatgactggtcaaagtttattgactagaaattgtaaattctggacagcttagaggcaaagggaccagttatggtattttgaccataacttgagttctataactccaaattcagtgattcaaaaactgaaattcaagtttaaacatagaggaacaattgttatgaaggaagtgtgactaaatagacatcctaacctagtcaaattcctagataaagataacacatcaacatgaacctaaagaaaggttcatgggaaaaatgctatatatgataattaaaatactcataaggataattaaatattaaaaatgatatgaatatgtaaattgggactaatgtctcattaatatgaaattaatggtaccaatgaacagtactagaaaatagtaacagtgaatagtgctaaaataattaaaaatgtttaattgcccatagtatacctagacttatttatttagtttggataaattggtataccaattagggaccacgaGATAGCGATcgcttacagagcaaatcatgaactgacaatatatgtcgatatgattgttctacaggctatatgcctatttacgccattgtgcctactttatttacgGCTTTACAAGCTTTGACAATGGTCGTGCGACCGGTGGCCTCGTGCACAGCGGATGTATctggggtagacatatggctgtctaacccgtatactcccgtgtatccagcttttataatttgttataggtttcttgggcattgataataattaattaatactgaatatacaataagtaaataggaaagatctcaataattttaattgattccaaagtgtaataaaaaaaaaatgtaaaagacccaaaatttatgatttgtaaatattaattcaattgtttaattattgttattataaattatgcaccactaagcgttatgcttagcgcgttggttttccatcgcgtaggtactgaagatcgtgACGCCACGATGAGTATTCGACGAGTTCACCGGATCGCCACCgtcgagtcacctcaccagtcttttgtattttggtagggcccatgtatagactagtattttggttcattatgtctagtcatgatgtattttattttggacttgtaattaaactttgagattgaaatgaaaacttgtaatttattatctatgaatttctatatgaatgcaatagataatacttcatttttagatctcataaataattgaaaatgatatgatacaagagaatatgatatggaaatgtgtgaaatgaatatggacatgttaataggtgatagtggaacccgcatgatgctaataaaatagggaaggctctgtccgggtctccacagaaataaaaaaaaaaaaaaaattttctacacagaaattacctgatttaaatgacattaaaatttatagtagacatgacaagacaagatagggtgctccggcaccgaatgtggcacttcttgctcggctatacaatagacgggtaaggggcgtcacattgcagctcaattggtaagaggcgagtaaaaccgtgaggtgatatgggttcgaatcctagctctgcagggccaagggattaactccaccaaagcggacagtactgaTTTGAGTTGCAGgcccggcctctagaagggtacgctggcaagaaggctcactagaggggcttgagctggggcctcctaagccggggtgtgacagaacaggagtgagcgttcgactcagagagtaaaatatcaattttaaccataatctctataactatctaaaactaatgcaccctgtagagtgaaatgcaacatcagcaatattttcacatcataacaacaaaaaggtaatttggagcactcacacacccagtaatatcaatcataatatatgggagctgattccctatacagctctcttaaatccaacctgtgccagcgaagaactcagctcgggcttccacttaataaccaaatcggggtcccagcgaagaactcaagccgtgtctaccctgaaggaccgggtcccagcgaagatctcaagccgtgtctacccgtcctatccatagtccacaccacatcacacgcacgccaactcacgcacactgctccaaattaccacaacaatatccatggcactttaacagttgtgaatgcaacataaaacgtgcatagagtttaactacatagatatatacatatatgtgatgcatgggcatgcttgaacatataataatatcgaaattacaattaaaattaatattttactcacagtacaccgatgactattgtggctgctggatgcagaaaaatagctgacctcgatcacctaataattaaattataaatttattagtactaagttagaataaaactctaaagaggcaatagacagcctaatttatgtcgaaaatccggcagaatttcccctatacctgggacctacctaacctgcaaaaacactcaaataatacttctaaattcaactcatatctcatcatcattatatggcccctcctgggccctccaaaccaagaaatactcaaaaccttaaaaattacgttttaatccctataattgacattttgtaaaaatccactcaaacatgctctaaaaattctaaaattttgtcccgtggtccttaataatattataaggctattgcaaaataaattgtaattttctaatcacccatgaatattttattcaagaattttactcgattccataagtttccaacagctaacatattcttaattcaacctaattcaatattcatatatttaaacctccatcctcaagcttcaaccaattatataaaatttagatatcttaatttcaaataatcttatatgcccatatgctaaaaatctaactaaaatccatctatatttttcaaaaatattctacaatcactcaaaaattcaacaaacaccatagaatatctccaaataattttactttcatcatatattattCTTagaattttctccaattttttctgtttaagaaacactgtatttatgctccacagacagagaaataataaaaatagtcttacccgaagtttatctgtgtctcaaaaattccaaaaatttatgaggaagcctctggaagttgaatcatctccatagcccaccggagccaccgccggaaccaccgcgcacggtggccggccgccggtcgccggcgacatttgccggatctgatcataccaccatgttcctccccccttcctcagtccataggtgttctcggatcgtcgatccaacggtcggatcgtcctagatctgatgaaaaagcttgaaaaacccgaaacttctctcctccatatctcactcatccgacctccatttgctgcaaaattggtatcaaaagaaagctctcggaacaagctttccaacgccacctgaatcgcctcaatcggacgtcggatgaagccggaatcacGCCGGAAAGCAGCCGCCCACTGTGcacgcgttttctctctcttctccctctcttgccgccgtttctggtggtctgGCCGTCGTCGGAGGGTCACCGGCCGGGTGGGGAGCCGCTTGGGAGGTctccggccggtcaccggagaaagaaagaagaagaagagaggggaggagaggagagaagagaaaatggGAGGGGGGGGGTCCTCCTCCTGATTTTTGAGTCCCTTTTTTTTGTGGTTGTTACATTAATTGTCTGATGTGATTcggtttatttatttttaaatgtcAATATTATGAATTAGAACTTGAAtgcaaatataaatatatatatatataataataataataatgatattaATAAATTCAACGTTGGATGCAAACACTTGGCAAAGGTTGCGAAGAATTTACATTGGCCTTTAGATGAAAGCGATTTGAGCGCACTTTGAAACATTTTCATGTATGGGGTTGTAAGATAGAGGTGAGGCCATATAATTCTCAGATGAAAAAGTTAGATGCTAAATttgttataatttaaatttatacaatgagataaataacaaaaaaatttatattaaattctctcaaaaaaataattagaaaaataatgTCTTTTACTTatgaaaagaaatgaaattttatttatataagagtcctttatataaatattacattagtatttttcattaattatataaaattttttattttatttgattttggattaaaataattttgtaataGAATTATATTGCTTAatataattgaatttatatttaaatagaaaataaatttagtcaatcaaattaaacaaaattaaataataataaattcttatatttcttttaactaattaaaataaaaggtAATTTGTTATTATTAAATTCAACTATGTCTTTCTTGATCATTTCACTATTCCCTCTCTTTTTcatttttagatatattatagaTATAgagataaatataaatatagtAATAATAATGATATTAATATATTCAACGTTGGATGCAAACACTTGGCTAAGAAGGTGCCAAGAATTTACATTGGCCCATGGATGAAAGTAATTTGggattaattatatgaaatatgtcacgacctaacctatggACTGGGCAGGCACTAagacctgggccggcataaagtCTACGAGGCCCGTAATAAACTTTACTGTTCTCAAACCCATgactaggcccacaatttaggcccaatatgcatataaaataatttaaattaaacagttataattttattttagaccaacttaatccagtaattatcagaaactaaaattagggaagCCTAGCTCAActctgttacatcatttacaaactatttaaaactcataaaaatttttcatttattaatacaaaactTAACTTCATGCAGTtcctgacaggattaatgctactactagtacatgcggagttctaaattagaaatttagataataataatacagttaagtaattttttcataacctgcgaggaaaggaacaggttattctgaaaaaagtctcatcctgtagcctggaaaaataaggtgaacatgagtgagcgttcaactaagagagtaaaatatcaattttaaccataatctctatagctactAAAGCTAATGCACTCTATAGAGTGAAAATGCaaaatcgtcataattttcatatcataacagcaaaaaggcaatttggaacactcacacacccaacactgtcaaacaatacatatatgagagctgatcccctacatagccctcttaatccaacctctgccagcgagtgtttcTCAagttggactttcgcttaataaaccaaatgagggGTCTCAGCGAGTgtttctcaagccgtgtctacccggaaggaccgagtcccagcgagtatctctcatgccgtgtctacccatcctgtccatatctaATACCATACCACTCGCATGCCACACacccacactgctccaaattatcataaacaacatccatggcacttcaataattatgaatgcaatataaaacgtgcctagtgtttaactacatagatacatatttataagtgatacatgggcatgcttgaacatacaataatatcgaaattacaattaaaattaatattttactcacagtacagtAGAGGCTATTGTAGCCGTTGGGTGGAAGAAAATAGTTGACCTCAATCAACTAGATAATTATATTATAgatttattagtactaattcaaaataagactttaaagaaataatatacagcctaattcatgctgaaaaatccagcagagtctcccctatacctaagacctacccaacctgcaagaagattcaaataacacttctaaattcgcAAATCACACAATCAACACCCAATCACATCACAAAGCCTCTCCTGGGCCCACCCAACAGTTAACAATCATAAACGtgaaaaattatgttttagtccctataattgacatttcaaaaaaattcacttcgacaagctctaaaaattctaaaattttttattaataataagtaATAAAAGTTATTGTGATTAGTAGTCGAGTGATAGTGGTAACTAAATAATAATGGTGGCAGGGTGAGATAGTAATAGTAATAGTAGTCAGGTGGTAATAAAAGTAATAATAACTAAGTGGTAATAACGGTAGTTAAGTAATCGTAATAGCGATAGTAGTAACAGAATAATGGTGGTAGTGAGTGGTAGTGATAGAGGAAAGTAATGATTGCCTAGTAGTAGCAGTGACAGTATTGATAAtaactaaaaaaaatcaaaataaataatatgattatattaatttttgtatgtaattattatcgctttaaatataattaattatattatataattatcatttaaatatatcaaaatttttttatattattaaataagatAATCAATCCCTTTCCTAGGCATGAAAGAGAATTTAGAAGCTGTATACTTATGCCGgtgatcatttttctttgatttgtatacacaatttttttctttgtattTGATGGGCAAACGAGACTTTTGATAATTTTTAGATTGAAAAATCTCCGCTCTCTCTTTTTAGTCCATACAATATTTATAGACGATTTGATTCCCTTATTAGAGAAATTCGCTCTCTTATTTATACGAAAAGATCCTTTCCTACCCTCATCCATtatgaaaaaatttgaaatacttTATCTATTTAccttttaaattaaatgaatttcaaattaAACAAAGATGTGATTCCCGCTAAACCCTCTACTCAACGTAGCTTTAAACCAATATTAAATATTGATCGATAAGTCCACAATGTTTTCTTGCAAGCAACGTGCAATGCCTGGGGTTAGGTATGCGCTAAACAATGTCAATGATCAGTTAAACATTGcagaaaataaatgaataaaaatgaattaaattgacTTTTGAAAGTTAAATGTCAAAATGTGGTTGGTTGTTGTTGAtgtctttattattttatttgtagTCCAATAGGAACTAATCATCATTGCGACTAAAAGAAAACTAGCTACAGCATATAATTGCTAGTCTCTTTCACAAATATGAAATACTCACTTGTGATTTGCAAAAGGTTAGGGAtggtcaaataaaattaaaattcaatcataaaataataaaaatttcaattaaagaaCATATGATATAATTTATcagtattaaaaaatttattgatgaaattcaaattaattattataaattggttttaaattcattgaaaattaaataaataaaagagattAATCAAATATTAATACTTATCTAGCCAATtaaactaaaaaattttaaataataataaattcttatattaattttttatttttcttatgtcAAGAAaacttttatatataataattttatatcattaaaataaattgattaaaaaataaaaaataaattcattttcGCGTGATGTCCAGTTAGTATCAAAAAATAAAAGGGGATTCAGATCAACTATAAATAGTTCCCAGCTTCACCATTCTTCCATCTTTCTCTGCAATTCCTCTagtttcttttctaccaaacaaAACCCTGCT
Above is a window of Hevea brasiliensis isolate MT/VB/25A 57/8 unplaced genomic scaffold, ASM3005281v1 Scaf81, whole genome shotgun sequence DNA encoding:
- the LOC131177758 gene encoding uncharacterized protein LOC131177758; the encoded protein is MGLRTVKFITGLVDFMPAQEEDPPPPIFSSLLSSPLFFFFLSPVTGRRPPKRLPTRPVTLRRRPDHQKRRQEREKREKTRAQWAAAFRRDSGFIRRPIEAIQVALESLFRELSFDTNFAANGGRMSEIWRREVSGFSSFFIRSRTIRPLDRRSENTYGLRKGGGTWWYDQIRQMSPATGGRPPCAVVPAVAPVGYGDDSTSRGFLINFWNF